In Methanothermobacter sp., the following are encoded in one genomic region:
- the mch gene encoding methenyltetrahydromethanopterin cyclohydrolase encodes MVSVNIEAKKIVDRMIEGADDLKISVDKLENGSTVIDCGVNVDGSIKAGELYTAVCLGGLADVGISIPGDLSERFALPSVKIKTDFPAISTLGAQKAGWSVSVGDFFALGSGPARALALKPAETYEEIGYQDEADIAVLTLEADKLPGEDVTDKIAEDCDVSPENVYVLVAPTSSLVGSIQISGRVVENGTYKMLEALHFDVNKVKYAAGIAPIAPVDPDSLKAMGKTNDAVLFGGRTYYYIESEEGDDIKSLAENLPSSASEGYGKPFYDVFKEADYDFYKIDKGMFAPAEVVINDLRTGEVFRAGFVNEELLMKSFGL; translated from the coding sequence ATGGTTAGTGTGAACATTGAGGCAAAAAAGATAGTTGACAGGATGATCGAAGGTGCAGATGACCTTAAAATAAGCGTTGATAAACTTGAAAATGGCTCAACAGTCATAGACTGTGGTGTTAACGTTGATGGTAGCATAAAGGCCGGTGAACTCTACACTGCGGTGTGCCTTGGAGGCCTTGCAGATGTGGGCATATCAATACCCGGTGACCTGTCAGAGAGGTTCGCCCTACCATCAGTCAAGATAAAGACAGACTTCCCGGCCATCTCAACACTGGGTGCCCAGAAGGCAGGCTGGTCAGTCAGTGTTGGTGACTTCTTTGCCCTTGGTTCAGGACCGGCAAGGGCACTTGCACTTAAGCCGGCAGAGACCTATGAGGAGATAGGCTACCAGGACGAGGCTGACATTGCAGTTCTCACACTTGAAGCAGATAAACTGCCAGGGGAGGACGTCACAGACAAGATTGCAGAGGACTGTGATGTTTCACCGGAGAATGTTTACGTACTCGTGGCCCCAACATCATCCCTCGTGGGTTCAATACAGATCTCAGGTCGTGTGGTGGAAAACGGTACCTACAAGATGCTTGAGGCACTCCACTTCGATGTTAACAAGGTCAAATACGCCGCAGGTATCGCACCAATAGCCCCCGTGGACCCTGACAGCCTTAAGGCCATGGGTAAAACCAATGACGCCGTCCTCTTTGGAGGCAGGACCTACTACTACATAGAATCAGAGGAGGGTGATGACATAAAATCCCTCGCAGAGAACCTGCCATCATCAGCCTCTGAGGGCTACGGTAAACCATTCTACGACGTATTCAAGGAGGCGGACTACGACTTCTACAAGATAGACAAGGGCATGTTCGCACCAGCAGAGGTCGTCATAAATGACCTCAGAACCGGTGAGGTCTTCAGGGCAGGTTTCGTCAATGAAGAACTCCTGATGAAGTCCTTTGGACTTTAA
- a CDS encoding thymidylate synthase — protein MAYEISVDEIAEGWLKLVRKIMRDGRKIRDERGSLTREVMNTVVTIKNPLGRSGDFYHLPARSLINIRVPEGYFWSGEKLEKYSEQFLSDERKGFVYTYGNRLRAHFGVDQVDRAIERLKNCKESRRATMVTWDPEIDTESDEVPCMILVDFKVRDGRLFTTALWRSHDIYGAWFPNAVGLAYLADHVASEVGVDVGHITIHSISAHIYEVNFKEAKEVIENG, from the coding sequence ATGGCCTATGAGATAAGCGTCGATGAAATTGCAGAGGGCTGGCTTAAACTGGTTAGGAAGATAATGCGTGATGGAAGAAAGATAAGGGATGAAAGGGGTTCCCTCACAAGGGAGGTCATGAACACGGTTGTGACAATAAAAAACCCCCTAGGCAGGTCAGGGGACTTCTACCACCTCCCGGCCAGATCACTCATCAATATAAGGGTCCCAGAGGGGTACTTCTGGAGTGGGGAGAAACTTGAGAAGTACTCAGAACAGTTCCTCTCGGATGAAAGGAAGGGATTCGTATACACCTATGGTAACCGTCTCAGGGCACACTTCGGTGTGGACCAGGTGGATAGGGCGATAGAGAGGTTGAAAAACTGTAAAGAGTCCCGGAGGGCCACCATGGTCACATGGGACCCTGAAATAGATACTGAAAGTGATGAGGTCCCGTGCATGATCCTTGTGGACTTCAAGGTGAGGGACGGGAGGCTCTTCACCACGGCACTCTGGCGCAGCCACGACATCTACGGGGCATGGTTCCCCAACGCCGTCGGCCTCGCCTACCTTGCAGATCACGTTGCATCGGAGGTGGGGGTTGACGTGGGGCATATAACCATCCACTCCATTAGCGCTCATATATATGAGGTTAACTTCAAAGAAGCAAAAGAGGTGATTGAAAATGGTTAG